In Campylobacter vicugnae, a genomic segment contains:
- a CDS encoding efflux RND transporter periplasmic adaptor subunit — protein sequence MNKFGKFLTLGFAALMIVGCSDSKKSNAPQAAQALPVSVTVAKMGDIPINLEFNGQVVSEMDVIIKGKVSGSIEKQFFTPGSMVKQGDKLYQIDESKYRAIYNDRLANFKNAKAQYDRAVNLKAKNAISAKEFDAASSAYGSALANLNNAKIDLDYSVVTAPFDGVIGDTLKDVGSYVSTTDNDLVRITKLNPIFVEFGISDRDRLDIDEKSKSGQWKQLHSTVQIKLADGNEYNGTISFLDSVVDSKSGTVKAKAKFDNNQTQIRPGVFAAVKVYGFYQKDGFKIPQIAVLQDLVNPFVYVVENGKVSKRAIKIASQDAVSVVVSSGLKDGDKVILDNFKKIQDGSPVQIVETKGE from the coding sequence ATGAATAAATTTGGCAAATTTTTAACTCTTGGCTTTGCTGCTTTGATGATAGTAGGTTGTAGCGATAGCAAAAAAAGCAATGCTCCACAAGCAGCTCAAGCACTTCCAGTAAGCGTAACTGTGGCAAAAATGGGCGATATTCCTATTAATCTTGAATTTAACGGCCAAGTTGTAAGCGAAATGGATGTAATAATCAAAGGCAAGGTATCTGGCTCTATTGAGAAGCAGTTTTTTACCCCAGGTAGTATGGTTAAGCAAGGTGATAAATTATATCAAATTGATGAATCAAAATATAGAGCAATCTATAATGATAGATTAGCAAATTTTAAAAACGCTAAAGCTCAATATGATAGAGCAGTAAATCTAAAAGCTAAAAATGCAATATCGGCTAAGGAATTTGACGCAGCTAGTAGCGCATACGGCTCAGCTTTAGCAAATTTAAATAACGCTAAAATTGATTTAGATTACTCTGTGGTGACTGCACCATTTGATGGAGTTATTGGCGATACACTTAAAGATGTTGGTTCATATGTTAGCACTACTGATAATGATTTAGTTCGAATCACAAAACTAAATCCAATATTTGTTGAATTTGGAATATCAGATCGCGATAGGCTTGATATTGATGAAAAAAGCAAAAGCGGTCAGTGGAAACAGCTACATTCAACCGTGCAGATAAAGTTAGCTGATGGTAATGAGTATAATGGAACTATAAGCTTTCTTGATAGTGTAGTAGATTCAAAAAGTGGAACTGTAAAAGCAAAAGCTAAATTTGATAATAACCAAACTCAAATTCGCCCAGGCGTATTTGCTGCTGTAAAAGTATATGGATTTTATCAAAAAGATGGATTTAAAATCCCGCAAATTGCAGTATTGCAAGATTTAGTAAATCCATTTGTATATGTAGTAGAAAATGGCAAAGTATCAAAAAGAGCTATTAAAATAGCATCTCAAGATGCCGTTAGCGTGGTTGTATCAAGTGGATTAAAAGATGGAGATAAGGTGATTTTGGATAATTTTAAAAAGATTCAAGATGGCTCACCAGTCCAAATAGTAGAAACAAAAGGCGAGTAG
- a CDS encoding efflux RND transporter permease subunit — protein MFSKFFINRPVFACVISIIIVLAGLIGLKNAAIEEYPQLTPPQIVVQATYSGADAQTIASAVAAPLEEAINGVDDMIYMQSTSSSAGTMSLNIFFEIGTDPQTASVNVNNRVSPILSKLPEEVRRVGVKVDERSSNILEVLAFYDPSKKMNDTELSNYVSINVADELKRVKGVGDAVVIGNKEYSMRVWIKPDLLKHYDMTVNEVIYAIQEQNSQYAAGKIGEQPMATGNPYVYSIKPEGRLTQISEFEDIIIRADLNGNIIRLKDVANVELGAQSYAFSGRFNGGSMIPVLIFLQSGANALETAQAVQARVEELKDNFPGDMTYRIAYDTTEFVQVSIDEVVKTFIEAIILVIIVIYMFLGNIRATFIPLLTVPVSILGAFAGIYVMGFSVNLITLFALILAIGIVVDDAIIVIENVERILHEEPNLSVKEATMKAMDEIMAPVISIVLVLSAVFIPVSFMEGFVGVIQKQFALTLVVSVCISGLVALTLTPALCAIILRKKEKPPFWFVRKFNEFFDFSTRIFSAGVAKILRHVVISLISVAIIIFMMIELFKVIPSGLVPAEDKGSVLTIINLPPASTLPRTLEDAAFIESIVSKNPNVKSVTTLTGYDMMAGSLRENAGMMFITLQPWDERPGKENEAATIAGQFMGTLYGSDRNSLAFVTTPPPIMGLSMTGGFELYAQNITGKNYNQIEADVQRVVAKANQSPVLTQVRTTLDTNFPLYNLTLDREKIKMMGISFSDIFDTINSTIGQYYVNDFNILGKTYKVNIRAYESYRDSPEDLGLLYVRSRSGDLVPLDSIMTLTRGLGPDNVDRFNGFPAAKIMGEPRPGYTSGDSIKEIERIIKEELGKEYNIGWAGSAYQEVSSTGKGTQAFVFGLIFVFLILAAQYERWLMPLAVVTAVPFSVFGALAFTYLRGLSNDVYFEIGLLLLIGLAAKNAILIVEFAMQEHIGGKSIKEAAINASKMRFRPIVMTSLAFTLGVLPMAIATGAGAASRHALGTGVIGGMIAATTIAIFFVPLFFYILESFNEWLDSKRAKFGVEDE, from the coding sequence ATGTTTTCTAAATTTTTTATCAATCGTCCAGTTTTTGCCTGCGTAATATCTATTATTATAGTTTTAGCAGGTCTTATCGGTCTTAAAAATGCTGCTATAGAGGAGTATCCACAGCTTACGCCACCACAAATTGTGGTGCAAGCTACATATAGTGGCGCAGATGCTCAAACTATCGCAAGTGCAGTTGCAGCTCCATTAGAAGAGGCTATAAATGGCGTTGATGATATGATATATATGCAAAGTACATCAAGTTCAGCTGGTACAATGAGCTTAAATATTTTCTTTGAGATTGGCACAGATCCTCAAACTGCTTCAGTAAATGTAAATAATAGAGTAAGTCCAATTTTATCAAAACTTCCAGAAGAGGTTCGCAGAGTCGGTGTAAAAGTAGATGAAAGAAGTAGTAATATCTTAGAGGTTCTAGCTTTTTATGACCCAAGTAAAAAGATGAACGATACTGAACTATCTAATTATGTAAGTATCAATGTAGCTGATGAGTTAAAACGCGTTAAGGGTGTAGGTGATGCTGTTGTAATTGGTAATAAAGAGTACTCTATGAGAGTATGGATAAAGCCAGATTTATTAAAGCATTATGATATGACTGTTAATGAAGTAATTTATGCTATCCAAGAACAAAACTCACAATATGCAGCTGGAAAGATAGGTGAACAACCTATGGCTACTGGAAATCCATATGTATATTCTATTAAGCCAGAAGGAAGACTAACTCAAATTAGCGAATTTGAAGATATTATAATTAGAGCTGATTTAAACGGAAATATTATTAGGTTAAAAGATGTTGCTAATGTTGAGCTTGGAGCTCAAAGTTATGCATTTTCTGGACGCTTTAATGGCGGTAGTATGATTCCAGTACTTATATTTTTACAAAGTGGAGCCAACGCTTTAGAAACCGCCCAAGCAGTTCAAGCCAGAGTTGAAGAGTTAAAAGATAATTTTCCAGGAGATATGACTTATAGAATAGCATATGATACGACTGAGTTTGTTCAAGTTTCAATTGATGAGGTTGTTAAGACTTTTATAGAGGCTATTATTTTAGTTATAATTGTTATTTATATGTTCCTTGGAAATATTAGGGCTACATTTATTCCACTGCTTACTGTTCCAGTATCAATTTTAGGTGCGTTTGCTGGAATTTATGTAATGGGATTTTCGGTAAATTTAATTACACTTTTTGCACTTATTTTAGCAATTGGAATTGTCGTTGATGATGCTATTATTGTTATAGAAAATGTTGAGCGGATACTTCATGAAGAGCCAAATTTAAGCGTTAAAGAGGCTACGATGAAAGCCATGGATGAGATTATGGCGCCTGTTATCTCTATTGTACTAGTTCTTTCAGCGGTATTTATTCCAGTTTCATTTATGGAAGGGTTTGTTGGGGTTATACAAAAGCAGTTTGCACTTACACTAGTTGTCTCTGTATGTATTTCTGGGTTAGTAGCACTTACTCTTACACCTGCGCTTTGTGCAATAATTTTACGCAAAAAAGAGAAACCGCCATTTTGGTTTGTCCGTAAATTTAATGAATTTTTTGATTTTTCGACTAGGATTTTCTCTGCTGGTGTAGCTAAGATTTTACGCCATGTTGTTATTAGTTTGATTAGTGTAGCGATTATTATATTTATGATGATTGAGCTATTTAAGGTTATTCCTAGTGGGCTTGTACCAGCTGAGGATAAAGGTAGTGTATTAACTATTATCAATCTACCTCCAGCATCAACTCTACCTAGAACGCTTGAAGATGCCGCGTTTATAGAGAGTATAGTATCTAAAAATCCAAATGTAAAAAGCGTTACTACACTAACAGGCTATGATATGATGGCTGGATCGCTTAGAGAAAATGCTGGTATGATGTTTATCACACTTCAGCCGTGGGATGAGCGTCCAGGTAAAGAGAATGAAGCTGCGACAATAGCAGGGCAGTTTATGGGAACTCTATATGGTTCTGATAGAAACTCATTAGCCTTTGTTACGACTCCGCCTCCTATTATGGGATTATCAATGACTGGAGGATTTGAGCTTTATGCGCAAAATATCACAGGTAAAAACTATAACCAAATAGAAGCTGATGTGCAAAGAGTTGTGGCTAAAGCAAATCAAAGTCCGGTTTTAACTCAAGTTAGAACTACGCTAGATACAAATTTCCCTCTATATAATTTAACTTTAGATAGAGAGAAAATCAAGATGATGGGAATCTCATTTAGTGATATATTTGATACGATAAATTCAACTATCGGTCAGTATTATGTAAATGATTTTAATATTCTTGGTAAAACATATAAAGTAAATATTAGAGCATATGAGAGTTATAGAGATTCGCCTGAGGATTTAGGGTTGCTTTATGTGCGTAGTAGAAGTGGCGATTTAGTGCCATTAGATTCTATTATGACTCTTACAAGAGGTTTGGGGCCTGATAATGTAGATAGGTTTAATGGTTTCCCAGCGGCTAAGATTATGGGTGAGCCAAGACCTGGATACACTTCAGGTGATTCTATTAAAGAGATTGAAAGAATCATTAAAGAGGAGCTTGGTAAAGAGTATAATATAGGCTGGGCAGGCTCAGCATATCAAGAAGTTAGCAGCACTGGTAAGGGTACTCAAGCCTTTGTGTTTGGACTTATATTTGTATTTTTGATTCTTGCAGCGCAGTATGAGAGATGGCTAATGCCACTAGCAGTTGTAACGGCTGTACCATTTTCGGTATTTGGAGCGTTAGCATTTACATATTTAAGAGGGCTTAGCAACGATGTTTATTTTGAGATTGGGTTACTTCTTTTAATAGGCTTAGCAGCCAAAAATGCAATTTTGATCGTTGAGTTTGCGATGCAAGAGCATATTGGAGGAAAGAGCATTAAAGAGGCTGCAATTAATGCTTCAAAGATGAGATTTAGACCAATTGTTATGACATCGCTTGCCTTTACATTGGGCGTTTTACCTATGGCAATTGCTACTGGAGCAGGTGCTGCATCACGCCATGCACTTGGAACTGGAGTAATTGGCGGGATGATAGCAGCTACTACAATTGCCATATTCTTCGTTCCACTCTTTTTTTACATATTAGAGAGTTTTAATGAGTGGCTAGATAGCAAAAGAGCTAAATTTGGAGTTGAAGATGAATAA
- a CDS encoding efflux transporter outer membrane subunit, whose translation MNKIITILIAALIGGCSLRPDMIEIQQEYRYQMDVYSVSEKWWESFGDEKLNALIQKSLKNNSDLLIALNNIEKARVSLRLDRIEYLPNISLQGEASKSDKGYNNPTVEQFSLSAVLSYELDLWGRVRNKANASEAIYNATKFDYESARISLASSVANSYFLLISLKEQEKILQDTLDSYIKSVEYRAVQLESGEIDELVYAQTVAAADGAKAQLAQLQIEISQANSALAILVGESLDEILYANVDTASNLPTLPDVPSGISSEILLKRADIASAIERLRSSNYLIGVARTQWLPQISITGLFGYTSNELDELISSNRSVWNIGGSLIAPLLDFGRVYNNVELANLEQNASFLAYDKAVKSAFGEIRTALDGRKNSIIKATSTANLVASQQKVYDIAKNRYDAGYSSHLELLDSQRNLLSAKLSLSSANLEAANSVVAVFKAFGGGFEYKPDDEINELLGVKSNLKN comes from the coding sequence ATGAATAAGATTATAACGATTTTGATAGCAGCACTGATTGGCGGCTGCTCTCTTCGCCCTGATATGATTGAGATACAGCAAGAGTATAGATATCAAATGGATGTTTATAGTGTGAGTGAAAAGTGGTGGGAGAGTTTTGGTGATGAAAAGCTAAATGCTCTAATCCAAAAATCTTTAAAAAATAATAGTGATTTATTAATAGCGCTAAACAATATAGAAAAAGCTAGAGTTAGTCTAAGACTTGATAGAATAGAGTATTTACCAAATATATCTTTGCAAGGCGAAGCTAGCAAGAGCGATAAAGGCTATAATAATCCTACTGTTGAACAATTCTCTCTTAGTGCAGTATTAAGCTATGAGTTGGATTTATGGGGTAGAGTAAGAAATAAAGCCAATGCTAGCGAAGCTATATATAATGCGACTAAATTTGACTATGAAAGTGCAAGGATTAGTTTAGCAAGCAGTGTAGCAAATTCATATTTTTTACTTATTTCTTTAAAAGAACAAGAAAAAATATTACAAGATACGCTAGATTCATACATTAAAAGTGTAGAATATAGAGCCGTTCAGCTAGAATCTGGCGAGATAGATGAGTTAGTTTATGCTCAAACTGTGGCTGCTGCTGATGGAGCTAAAGCTCAATTGGCTCAATTGCAAATAGAAATTTCACAAGCAAACTCAGCATTAGCTATATTAGTTGGCGAAAGCTTAGATGAAATTTTATATGCAAATGTAGATACTGCTAGTAATTTACCGACCTTGCCAGATGTGCCAAGTGGTATAAGCTCAGAAATATTACTAAAAAGAGCTGATATTGCTAGTGCAATTGAGAGATTAAGATCAAGTAATTATTTAATCGGAGTGGCTAGAACGCAGTGGTTGCCTCAAATATCTATTACAGGACTATTTGGATATACTAGCAATGAGCTTGATGAGTTGATTAGTTCTAATAGATCTGTATGGAATATAGGCGGTAGTTTAATTGCTCCATTGCTTGATTTTGGCCGTGTGTATAATAATGTAGAGCTTGCAAATTTAGAACAAAATGCTTCATTTTTAGCCTATGATAAAGCAGTCAAGAGCGCTTTTGGCGAGATTAGAACTGCACTTGATGGTAGAAAAAATTCTATTATAAAAGCAACAAGCACTGCTAATTTAGTCGCAAGCCAACAAAAGGTCTATGATATAGCCAAAAATCGCTATGATGCTGGATATAGTAGCCATTTAGAACTTTTAGATTCTCAAAGAAATTTACTATCAGCCAAGCTTAGTTTATCAAGTGCAAATTTAGAAGCTGCAAATAGCGTTGTAGCTGTATTTAAAGCATTTGGCGGAGGATTTGAGTATAAGCCAGATGATGAGATAAATGAGCTTTTAGGAGTAAAATCAAATTTAAAAAATTAA
- a CDS encoding hemolysin family protein has translation MIFLAAVFIFLNGFFVLSEFCIVKVRRSRLEELVKEKRPNAKLALRMSNSLDTYLSATQLGITLSSLALGWIGEPAVADIIQEPLKSAFGIDSETTLHTISFIIAFSFITLLHVVLGELVPKSVAIAKAEQAALLIARPLYFFWIIFFPVIRTFDFIAAMFLKLIGIRPARESELAHSEEEIKIIVGESLKGGVLDSMESEIIKNAVDFSDTVAKEIMTPRKDVICLNKKLSFEENMKIVAQSKYTRFPYIDGSKDSVLGMIHIRDILQNDLDGNIENLDKIVRKLIIVPENSSISKILVMMNKDRISAALVVDEYGGTAGLLTMEDIIEEIVGDINDEHDDKDQSYKKISDDIYEFNGRFEIESVEEIMGIRFNEETEQLTIGGYVFNLFERLPVVGDTIEDQNCLYEVIKMDGASIGIVKATLLNSDDSEIFD, from the coding sequence ATGATATTTTTGGCGGCTGTTTTTATATTTTTAAACGGCTTTTTTGTTTTGTCTGAATTTTGTATTGTTAAAGTTAGAAGATCACGCTTAGAGGAGCTTGTAAAGGAAAAACGCCCAAATGCCAAGCTCGCTCTAAGAATGTCAAATTCTCTTGATACTTATCTTAGTGCTACTCAGCTTGGGATTACGCTTAGCTCTCTAGCACTTGGTTGGATTGGCGAGCCAGCTGTAGCCGATATAATCCAAGAACCACTTAAATCTGCTTTTGGTATTGATAGTGAAACTACCTTACATACAATTTCATTTATTATAGCTTTTAGTTTTATTACTCTTTTACATGTTGTACTTGGTGAATTAGTGCCAAAATCAGTAGCCATCGCCAAGGCTGAACAAGCAGCGCTTTTAATCGCTAGACCATTATACTTTTTTTGGATTATATTTTTTCCTGTTATTCGTACTTTTGATTTTATTGCAGCTATGTTTTTAAAGCTTATTGGCATTAGACCAGCTAGAGAGAGTGAGTTAGCGCATTCTGAAGAGGAGATTAAAATCATAGTAGGCGAGAGTTTAAAAGGTGGCGTGCTTGATAGTATGGAAAGCGAGATTATCAAAAACGCCGTTGATTTTAGCGATACGGTAGCCAAAGAGATTATGACGCCTCGTAAAGATGTAATTTGTCTAAATAAAAAGCTAAGCTTTGAAGAGAATATGAAGATTGTGGCTCAAAGCAAATATACTAGATTCCCATATATCGATGGAAGCAAAGATAGTGTTTTGGGTATGATACATATTAGAGATATTTTGCAAAATGATTTAGATGGAAATATAGAAAATCTAGATAAAATTGTAAGAAAGCTTATTATCGTACCAGAAAATAGCTCAATTTCTAAAATTCTAGTAATGATGAATAAAGATAGAATTTCAGCTGCGCTTGTAGTTGATGAGTATGGCGGCACTGCAGGTTTGCTTACAATGGAGGATATTATAGAAGAGATTGTAGGCGATATCAATGATGAGCATGATGACAAAGATCAAAGTTATAAAAAAATCTCTGATGATATTTATGAATTTAACGGAAGATTTGAGATAGAATCAGTTGAAGAGATTATGGGTATTCGCTTTAATGAGGAGACCGAGCAGCTTACAATTGGAGGTTATGTGTTTAATCTATTTGAGAGATTGCCAGTTGTAGGTGATACCATTGAAGATCAAAATTGTCTATATGAAGTTATCAAAATGGATGGCGCTAGCATAGGTATAGTCAAAGCTACCTTATTAAATTCTGATGATAGTGAAATATTTGATTAA